One part of the Parabacteroides distasonis ATCC 8503 genome encodes these proteins:
- a CDS encoding O-antigen ligase domain-containing protein codes for MKSICLVFWFLLLLMGLGKAVEPRILFHLMGHPAYYAAAVVCVSLCYLYCSKFTNLDKITFVALLSIGLISGRSKFYGFFALATFITFYFSNIKQFKLDAKNITIILLTIVAVLFVAREKIYFYFYQTLTSEVDKDMIARYVLYATAPQILIDYFPFGSGFASFGTFSSGVYYSSIYSKYGIDGVWGMSKDHYNFIADTYYPSLAQFGIVGIILYITFWIYILMKAIKFHKRTYNMKCLSMVLMIIGFFIIEGTTDSTFTTHRGFFVLMLLGLILSDLKNGVTDEVHPNAKELQDENTSDK; via the coding sequence ATGAAATCAATATGCCTTGTATTTTGGTTTCTCTTGCTTCTGATGGGACTAGGAAAAGCTGTAGAGCCTAGGATTTTATTCCATCTCATGGGACATCCGGCTTATTATGCGGCAGCCGTTGTATGCGTTTCCCTTTGTTATTTGTATTGCAGTAAGTTCACTAATCTGGATAAGATTACATTTGTTGCTTTATTGTCTATTGGACTAATATCTGGTAGATCTAAATTCTATGGATTTTTCGCTCTAGCCACATTTATCACGTTCTACTTCTCAAATATAAAGCAGTTCAAGTTAGACGCAAAGAATATTACGATCATATTACTAACTATTGTCGCAGTATTATTTGTCGCTAGAGAGAAGATCTATTTCTATTTCTATCAGACATTAACCAGCGAGGTAGACAAAGACATGATCGCCCGGTATGTATTATATGCGACCGCCCCACAGATATTAATAGATTACTTTCCTTTCGGTAGCGGGTTCGCCAGCTTTGGGACTTTCTCCTCAGGAGTGTATTATTCGAGTATCTATTCAAAATATGGAATAGATGGAGTATGGGGTATGAGTAAGGACCATTACAACTTTATAGCGGATACCTACTACCCTTCTTTAGCTCAATTTGGCATTGTAGGGATTATCTTATACATCACTTTTTGGATCTATATCCTTATGAAGGCAATTAAATTCCATAAAAGGACATATAATATGAAATGCTTATCGATGGTATTGATGATCATTGGTTTCTTTATCATTGAGGGCACTACCGACTCAACATTTACAACGCATAGAGGCTTTTTTGTCCTTATGCTATTAGGTTTAATATTATCAGATTTGAAGAACGGGGTGACAGATGAAGTTCATCCAAATGCAAAAGAGTTACAAGATGAAAATACTTCAGATAAATAA
- a CDS encoding glycosyltransferase family 4 protein translates to MKILQINKYFFKKGGAETVFFNTIQLLERHGHTVIPFSLKNKKNEPSPYESYFVDYPELSESSLPKKIKNLPAFIYNKEAARKLEKLIQKEKPDVAHIHLMFNSMSVSILPVLKKYNIPIIMSVHDYRLVCPAYTFTDGKRNFCERCKTGNYYNCITHKCSKGSLINSFMLSMDSYFRSKFYSPIDYINRFIFVSKFSMNKHIQVENRFKDRCTYLYNFTPKVKDYSSTKGDYIFFFGRISEEKGILTLLNAIKQVPDIKLKLAGTGPLLEQLKSQCPPNAEFLGFKQGEELRELIHNASFVVVSSECYENNPMTIIESYMIGTPVIGSDLGGIPELIIENKTGYTFKPKSPDDLKETITKACSISEEEYARMSDEAKKFAMDNFSEESHYQKLIKNYQLIIDQNKR, encoded by the coding sequence ATGAAAATACTTCAGATAAATAAATACTTTTTCAAAAAAGGAGGTGCGGAAACTGTCTTTTTCAACACGATTCAGCTCCTCGAGAGACATGGGCACACAGTTATCCCATTCAGTCTTAAGAATAAGAAGAACGAACCTTCTCCTTATGAGTCGTATTTTGTAGACTATCCAGAACTATCGGAATCTTCTTTACCCAAGAAAATAAAAAATTTACCGGCTTTTATCTATAATAAAGAAGCCGCACGTAAATTAGAGAAGTTGATCCAAAAGGAGAAACCGGATGTAGCACATATACATCTGATGTTTAATAGTATGTCTGTATCGATCTTACCAGTCCTCAAGAAATACAATATTCCTATTATCATGAGTGTCCACGACTATCGTTTAGTCTGTCCTGCATACACATTCACGGATGGAAAAAGGAATTTTTGTGAGCGTTGTAAGACCGGGAATTACTACAATTGCATAACACACAAATGCTCAAAAGGTAGCCTCATCAACAGTTTCATGTTGAGCATGGATAGTTATTTCCGATCAAAATTCTATTCTCCGATCGATTACATCAATCGATTCATATTTGTCAGCAAATTCTCTATGAATAAGCATATTCAAGTAGAGAACCGATTCAAGGATAGATGTACTTATTTGTATAATTTTACCCCGAAGGTAAAAGATTACAGTTCAACAAAAGGAGATTATATCTTTTTCTTTGGAAGAATATCCGAGGAAAAAGGTATCCTCACCTTATTGAATGCGATCAAGCAAGTTCCTGATATAAAATTAAAATTAGCTGGAACCGGACCTTTATTGGAGCAACTAAAGTCTCAATGCCCTCCAAACGCAGAGTTTCTGGGATTCAAACAAGGAGAAGAACTGCGGGAACTTATTCACAATGCCTCTTTTGTTGTAGTCTCATCCGAATGCTATGAGAATAACCCGATGACAATCATTGAATCCTATATGATAGGAACTCCTGTTATTGGTAGTGATTTGGGAGGAATACCAGAGTTGATTATTGAAAACAAAACCGGATATACATTCAAGCCAAAATCACCCGATGACCTAAAAGAAACGATTACAAAGGCTTGTTCTATATCAGAGGAAGAATATGCGAGAATGTCGGATGAGGCGAAGAAATTCGCAATGGATAACTTCTCAGAAGAAAGCCATTATCAAAAACTCATCAAAAACTATCAACTCATTATCGATCAGAATAAGCGATGA
- a CDS encoding glycosyltransferase family 4 protein has translation MKNVYVFGTRGFPNVQGGVEKHCEQLYPELTSKYNISIFRRIPFLKKNAEKVYKGIRFIDLPSTRIKGFEPFFHSFLCTIYCIIKRPDIVHIHNIGPGMFIPLLKLAGLKVVLTYHSANYEHKKWNYISRKILKFSEWIAVNGSTAVIFVNKKQMCLFNDKIQRKSTYIPNGVYRKQLATRTDYIEKLGLQPQKYILAVGRITQEKGFDYLIDSYVQSLPHDFKLVLAGGVDHNSSYSSEISERAQKQNVIMPGYVDGEFLRQLYSHARLFVLPSYNEGFPLVLLEAMSYHLPILASDIPANKLLELNPGDYFKTGDALDLSKHIKQKLAQEFTRVDYPLDEYTWQNVSDKVTTIFDKI, from the coding sequence ATGAAAAATGTCTATGTATTTGGGACAAGAGGCTTTCCGAATGTACAAGGAGGCGTAGAGAAGCATTGTGAGCAACTTTATCCGGAACTGACTTCTAAATATAACATTTCTATATTCAGAAGGATTCCATTCTTAAAGAAAAATGCGGAAAAGGTATATAAAGGCATACGATTCATAGATCTACCTTCTACACGAATAAAAGGGTTTGAGCCTTTTTTCCATTCATTCTTGTGCACTATATATTGTATTATTAAGAGACCAGATATCGTACATATCCATAACATTGGTCCCGGAATGTTTATACCACTCCTTAAACTCGCTGGGTTGAAAGTTGTCCTTACGTATCATAGCGCAAACTATGAACATAAGAAATGGAATTACATATCCCGAAAAATATTAAAATTCAGCGAATGGATAGCTGTTAATGGTTCTACAGCCGTAATCTTTGTCAATAAAAAGCAAATGTGTCTTTTCAATGATAAAATTCAGCGTAAATCCACTTATATACCGAATGGAGTATATCGCAAGCAACTAGCGACAAGGACTGATTATATAGAGAAACTTGGGTTACAACCTCAAAAATATATTTTAGCTGTTGGACGTATTACACAGGAGAAAGGATTTGATTATCTGATTGATAGCTACGTACAATCTTTACCTCATGACTTCAAGCTCGTTTTAGCCGGAGGAGTAGACCATAACTCCTCCTATTCGTCCGAAATCAGCGAAAGAGCCCAAAAACAGAATGTAATCATGCCCGGATATGTGGATGGAGAATTTCTAAGGCAATTATACTCCCATGCCAGACTTTTTGTATTACCTTCTTATAATGAAGGCTTCCCATTAGTACTTTTAGAAGCGATGAGTTATCATCTACCTATATTGGCAAGTGATATACCCGCTAATAAATTACTTGAGCTAAATCCAGGGGACTATTTCAAAACAGGGGATGCTTTGGATCTATCTAAGCACATAAAACAAAAACTGGCTCAAGAATTTACCAGAGTTGACTATCCACTCGACGAGTATACGTGGCAGAATGTCAGCGACAAAGTAACTACAATCTTTGACAAGATATAA
- a CDS encoding LicD family protein → MSVVDFSKLYPDNRQEGETVLRQAQLVMLRMLKIIDYICRKHDISYWMCSGTLLGAVRHKGFIPWDDDLDICMIREDYERFVEIAVNEFPEDMMLQTRETDPHYHYLPLPCKVRDKKSFILSPGYEDEECEKGLFIDIFPMDRYHKQKLPFMFEKMVKVYNTFICKSLDAIYFKDESIDKKILAFFHPVFHKLVLQYMKFAKKLIDKNRGLGTDCRLGHGFDTLWKRYLRFDDIFPVVEIDFEDSKFFAPHRPDVYLTTLYGPNYMTPPPEKQRLAAQHAHEIKPII, encoded by the coding sequence ATGAGTGTTGTTGATTTCTCGAAATTATATCCTGACAATCGTCAAGAAGGAGAAACGGTATTGCGTCAAGCGCAATTAGTGATGTTGAGGATGCTTAAGATTATTGATTATATATGTCGAAAGCATGATATTTCTTATTGGATGTGCTCGGGTACCTTATTAGGTGCGGTTCGTCATAAAGGTTTCATACCTTGGGACGATGATTTGGATATCTGTATGATTCGTGAGGATTATGAGCGTTTTGTAGAGATTGCCGTGAATGAGTTCCCTGAAGATATGATGTTGCAGACCAGAGAGACTGATCCTCATTACCATTATTTGCCTTTACCTTGTAAGGTTAGAGACAAGAAAAGCTTTATATTATCTCCGGGATATGAGGATGAAGAGTGCGAGAAGGGGTTGTTTATAGATATATTTCCTATGGATCGTTATCATAAACAGAAATTGCCTTTTATGTTTGAAAAAATGGTGAAGGTCTATAATACGTTTATATGCAAGAGCTTGGATGCGATATATTTCAAGGATGAGTCTATAGATAAAAAGATATTGGCTTTTTTTCATCCCGTATTCCATAAACTGGTTCTTCAATATATGAAATTCGCAAAGAAGCTTATTGATAAGAATAGGGGATTAGGTACAGACTGCCGCCTTGGTCATGGTTTCGATACCTTGTGGAAAAGATATCTTCGATTTGACGATATCTTTCCTGTAGTAGAGATAGACTTTGAGGATTCAAAGTTTTTTGCGCCTCATAGACCAGATGTATATTTAACGACATTATATGGTCCTAATTATATGACTCCACCTCCTGAGAAGCAGCGTTTGGCTGCGCAACATGCTCATGAAATAAAGCCAATTATATAA
- a CDS encoding GumC family protein, which yields MMEVKDNETIGLKSIIVRYLLHWKLFLGVFLFSIIPAVLYLIYYPRTYEMMARIQIQEDKDLGGGSFGLGEAAGLMKSFGLGSVSGGVVNIDDELMTLTSNKMLRNMVLKLGVNVDYCEPFSLGYRLYDESPLKLIADSATNARLAEAVEFSVFVKNGKAEVSAESVNMKKKHFSFPSLPATIELPMGNFTLDFAPGKKDITSAKLDITYNPAGWVAEDLEKEFLIEGSSKTSNVIELSCTDYEKNRGTDMLDTLIAIYNKEAEAYKKGEARKSLVFLDGRIENIIAELAAVENQIEEYKSKNQLMDIEHDVQFYVEQMKELQTKLIELEAQSNVINMMDEFVKDPANKYNLVPVLLTAQEGEKGSALTSYNEVLLERARVIQNSSINNPLVGTLTEQADKLRGSVIETIGNAQKGMQRSIKDVKAKEQEIYSKMNNYPVAERQFVELKRRQEIIQGVYLILLQKREETALILGQTRDKARVIDPAYVKSKPVGPRKLFALIGMLVLTLVIPISYLFVRRQSSLLIQEYKKQSKDSK from the coding sequence ATGATGGAAGTGAAAGACAACGAAACAATCGGACTTAAAAGTATTATCGTAAGATATCTATTGCATTGGAAATTATTTTTAGGGGTATTCCTGTTTTCTATAATCCCTGCGGTTTTATATCTGATTTATTACCCTCGTACATATGAGATGATGGCCCGTATCCAGATTCAGGAAGATAAAGACCTCGGAGGAGGTAGCTTTGGATTGGGAGAGGCCGCTGGGTTGATGAAATCTTTTGGGTTGGGATCTGTTTCTGGAGGTGTCGTTAATATTGATGATGAACTAATGACATTGACTTCTAATAAAATGCTTCGGAATATGGTTCTGAAATTAGGCGTGAATGTCGATTATTGTGAACCATTTTCTTTGGGCTATCGTTTATATGATGAATCTCCTTTAAAGTTGATTGCCGATTCTGCTACAAACGCACGCTTGGCAGAAGCTGTGGAGTTCTCGGTTTTCGTAAAAAATGGTAAGGCGGAGGTTTCAGCGGAGTCTGTTAATATGAAAAAGAAACATTTTAGTTTTCCATCATTGCCTGCTACCATTGAGTTACCGATGGGAAACTTCACCTTGGACTTTGCGCCGGGAAAAAAAGATATCACCTCAGCGAAACTTGATATTACATATAATCCTGCGGGGTGGGTCGCAGAGGATTTGGAGAAAGAATTTTTAATAGAAGGAAGCTCCAAGACTTCAAACGTAATAGAGTTGAGTTGCACTGATTATGAAAAGAATCGGGGTACGGATATGCTAGATACATTAATTGCGATCTATAACAAAGAAGCTGAGGCGTATAAAAAAGGAGAGGCTCGTAAATCTTTGGTTTTCTTAGATGGGAGGATTGAGAATATTATAGCGGAACTTGCCGCTGTCGAAAACCAAATTGAAGAATATAAGAGCAAGAACCAATTGATGGATATAGAGCATGACGTTCAATTCTATGTGGAACAAATGAAAGAACTACAAACAAAGTTGATAGAATTGGAGGCTCAATCCAATGTCATCAATATGATGGATGAATTCGTGAAAGATCCTGCGAATAAATATAATTTGGTACCTGTTTTATTGACCGCTCAGGAAGGGGAGAAAGGAAGTGCGTTAACTAGTTATAATGAAGTTTTGCTAGAACGTGCACGCGTAATTCAAAATTCGAGTATCAATAACCCGCTGGTCGGAACTTTGACTGAGCAAGCGGATAAGTTACGTGGAAGCGTAATAGAAACCATCGGTAATGCTCAAAAAGGAATGCAGCGGTCAATAAAGGATGTAAAAGCGAAGGAGCAGGAAATTTATAGTAAAATGAATAATTATCCGGTTGCGGAAAGACAGTTTGTAGAGTTGAAACGTAGACAGGAAATTATTCAAGGCGTTTATTTGATATTACTTCAGAAGCGAGAGGAGACCGCTCTTATTTTAGGTCAGACAAGAGATAAGGCTCGGGTGATTGATCCTGCCTATGTAAAGAGCAAGCCTGTCGGTCCTCGTAAGTTGTTTGCGCTTATTGGAATGTTGGTCTTAACATTGGTGATACCTATATCTTACTTATTTGTAAGAAGACAATCGTCTCTTCTTATCCAAGAATATAAAAAGCAAAGTAAAGATTCTAAGTAA
- a CDS encoding polysaccharide biosynthesis/export family protein, which translates to MKVKLVSVVALFVLLLGACSVPKDVVYFQGVDALTPEQVSKMNQAYTSKICPDDLLTITVTAWDPTVVTPFNPPVYAYATQGETTTVSSGQLRTYLVDQEGDINFPVLGKIHVAGLTKQQLSDKMQEMISPYVKDALVNVQIVNYKVTMMGEVSRPGAISVKNDRLSILDAIGQVGDLTINANRKNILVIRDNNGEKEFARLDITEPDIFTSPYYYLQQNDVVYVEPNNAKKRNARYSQAQQYSITVFSSILSAVSVITTVILAITK; encoded by the coding sequence ATGAAAGTGAAATTAGTATCAGTAGTGGCATTGTTTGTCTTATTGTTAGGGGCTTGTTCTGTTCCTAAAGATGTGGTTTATTTCCAAGGAGTGGATGCCTTGACCCCCGAACAGGTGAGTAAGATGAATCAAGCTTATACCTCGAAGATTTGCCCTGATGACTTACTTACGATAACCGTTACGGCATGGGATCCGACAGTCGTTACTCCCTTTAATCCCCCTGTATATGCCTATGCAACTCAAGGTGAGACTACGACGGTTTCTTCTGGTCAATTAAGAACGTATTTGGTTGATCAGGAAGGTGACATAAATTTCCCTGTTTTGGGAAAGATCCATGTGGCGGGATTGACCAAGCAACAGTTAAGTGATAAAATGCAAGAAATGATCTCCCCTTATGTGAAAGATGCTTTGGTTAATGTACAGATTGTTAATTATAAGGTCACGATGATGGGTGAGGTCTCTCGGCCGGGTGCGATTTCCGTGAAAAATGATCGTCTTTCAATTTTAGATGCTATCGGTCAGGTCGGTGATTTGACAATTAACGCAAACCGTAAGAACATCTTGGTTATACGAGATAATAATGGAGAAAAGGAGTTTGCTCGTTTGGATATTACCGAGCCGGATATATTTACTTCCCCCTATTATTATCTTCAACAAAATGATGTTGTTTATGTGGAACCGAATAATGCGAAGAAGAGAAACGCCCGTTATAGTCAAGCCCAACAATATAGTATAACCGTGTTCTCCTCAATTTTGAGCGCTGTATCTGTGATAACGACTGTTATATTGGCTATTACTAAATAA
- a CDS encoding CvfB family protein has translation MVEIGKYNTLKIVKDLDFGVYLDGGNGVEILLPTRYVPKNVKPGDEVEVFIYHDNEGRLIATTARPLATVGEFQFMEVKDVNNAGAFLEWGIMKDLLVPFKEQKMPMREGKWYLVYVRLDHVTGRIMASARIEKFLNNTPIDYEQNQEVQLLVADETDLGYKVIINNQHWGLIYYNEVFQRLEKGEHLKGYIKEVREDDKIDVSLTPQGYQKVEGIAGVIMEAMKTQGGYIPVHDKSDPDVIYSLFRCSKKAFKQAIGALYKQHLITLEDGGIRLVNEK, from the coding sequence ATGGTTGAGATAGGAAAATATAACACGCTGAAAATAGTGAAAGACCTTGACTTCGGGGTTTATCTGGATGGAGGTAACGGGGTGGAGATCTTGTTGCCGACTCGTTACGTACCTAAAAACGTGAAGCCCGGGGATGAGGTCGAGGTGTTTATTTATCATGATAATGAAGGGAGGTTGATCGCTACTACCGCACGTCCTCTGGCAACGGTCGGGGAGTTCCAGTTCATGGAGGTAAAAGACGTGAATAATGCCGGCGCATTTCTGGAATGGGGTATCATGAAAGATTTGCTCGTTCCTTTCAAGGAGCAGAAAATGCCGATGAGAGAGGGGAAATGGTACTTGGTCTATGTCCGGCTGGATCATGTGACAGGACGTATCATGGCATCCGCACGTATCGAGAAGTTCTTGAACAATACCCCTATCGATTACGAGCAGAATCAAGAGGTTCAGTTATTGGTAGCCGACGAGACGGATCTTGGCTATAAGGTGATCATCAATAACCAGCATTGGGGATTGATCTATTATAATGAGGTATTCCAGCGTCTTGAGAAAGGCGAGCATCTGAAAGGCTATATAAAAGAGGTACGTGAGGATGATAAGATAGATGTGAGCCTAACGCCGCAAGGCTACCAAAAGGTAGAGGGGATCGCCGGCGTCATTATGGAAGCGATGAAAACACAAGGGGGATACATCCCGGTACACGACAAGAGCGATCCGGACGTGATCTATTCCTTATTCCGCTGTAGCAAGAAAGCTTTCAAACAAGCGATCGGGGCACTCTATAAGCAACATCTTATCACGCTGGAAGATGGCGGGATACGGCTCGTGAACGAGAAGTGA
- the lepA gene encoding translation elongation factor 4, with amino-acid sequence MKNIRNFCIIAHIDHGKSTLADRLLEYTKTVEGKDMQAQVLDDMDLERERGITIKSHAIQMKYNYKGEEYILNLIDTPGHVDFSYEVSRSIAACEGALLIVDAAQGIQAQTISNLYMAIENDLEIIPVMNKIDLPSAMPEEVEDQIVELLGCPREDILRASGKTGEGVTEILNTIVEKVPAPKGDPEAPLQCLIFDSVFNPFRGIIAYFKVVNGVIRKGDHVKFIATGKEYDADEVGILKLDMCPREEIRTGDVGYIISGIKTSREVRVGDTITHVSRPAKDAIAGFEEVKPMVFAGVYPIDSEDFENLRASLEKLQLNDASLTFQPESSAALGFGFRCGFLGLLHMEIVQERLDREFNMDVITTVPNVSYIVHTKKGEEIEVHNPGGLPDPTLIDHIDEPFIRASVITNTTYIGPIMTLCLGKRGVLLKQEYISGDRVEIHYDLPLGEIVIDFYDKLKSISKGYASFDYHLHDFRPSKLAKLDILLNGEPVDALSTLTHVDNSVTFGRRMCEKLKELIPRQQFDIAIQAAIGAKIIARETIKAVRKDVTAKCYGGDISRKRKLLEKQKEGKKRMKQIGTVEVPQKAFLAVLKLD; translated from the coding sequence ATGAAGAATATCCGCAATTTCTGTATTATTGCTCATATTGACCATGGGAAAAGTACCTTGGCAGACCGTTTGCTTGAGTATACCAAGACAGTAGAAGGTAAAGACATGCAAGCTCAAGTCCTTGACGACATGGATTTAGAGCGTGAGCGTGGTATTACGATCAAGAGCCATGCGATCCAGATGAAGTATAATTATAAGGGTGAAGAATATATACTGAACCTGATCGATACTCCGGGGCACGTGGACTTCTCGTATGAGGTTTCCCGCTCTATCGCCGCCTGCGAGGGTGCGTTGCTGATCGTGGACGCGGCCCAAGGTATTCAGGCGCAAACCATCTCTAACCTGTATATGGCGATAGAGAATGACTTAGAGATTATTCCGGTGATGAACAAGATTGACTTGCCTAGCGCCATGCCGGAGGAGGTAGAGGACCAGATCGTGGAACTGTTGGGCTGCCCTCGTGAGGATATCTTACGGGCGAGCGGAAAGACAGGCGAGGGAGTGACCGAGATCTTGAATACGATCGTGGAGAAGGTCCCGGCCCCGAAAGGTGATCCGGAGGCCCCGTTGCAGTGTTTGATTTTTGACTCCGTCTTTAATCCGTTCCGTGGTATTATCGCTTACTTCAAGGTGGTAAACGGCGTGATCCGTAAAGGTGACCATGTGAAGTTTATCGCTACAGGAAAAGAGTATGACGCCGACGAGGTAGGTATATTGAAATTAGATATGTGCCCCCGTGAGGAGATCCGGACGGGAGACGTAGGATATATCATTTCCGGTATCAAGACGTCCCGGGAGGTGCGTGTCGGTGATACGATCACTCATGTGTCTCGCCCGGCTAAAGACGCGATCGCCGGTTTTGAGGAGGTGAAGCCGATGGTCTTCGCCGGTGTCTATCCAATCGATAGCGAGGATTTCGAGAACCTTCGTGCGTCATTGGAGAAATTACAGTTGAACGACGCTTCCTTGACTTTCCAGCCGGAGAGTTCCGCCGCGCTGGGTTTTGGGTTCCGTTGCGGTTTCTTGGGCTTGTTGCATATGGAGATTGTTCAGGAGCGTTTGGATCGTGAGTTCAATATGGATGTGATAACCACTGTACCGAACGTTTCTTATATCGTGCATACAAAGAAAGGGGAGGAGATCGAGGTACATAATCCGGGAGGCTTGCCGGACCCGACCTTGATTGATCATATCGACGAGCCGTTTATCCGTGCTTCCGTGATCACGAACACTACCTATATCGGCCCGATCATGACACTCTGTCTGGGTAAGCGTGGCGTCCTGCTTAAGCAAGAATATATTTCAGGTGATCGTGTCGAGATTCATTATGACTTGCCGTTGGGCGAGATCGTAATCGACTTTTATGATAAGTTGAAGAGTATTTCAAAAGGGTACGCTTCTTTCGATTACCATTTACATGATTTCCGTCCCAGTAAGTTGGCTAAATTAGATATCCTGTTGAACGGTGAGCCGGTAGACGCTTTGTCTACATTGACGCACGTGGATAATAGCGTTACTTTCGGACGTCGTATGTGCGAGAAACTGAAAGAGTTGATCCCCCGCCAGCAATTCGATATCGCTATCCAAGCGGCGATAGGCGCTAAGATTATCGCTCGTGAGACAATTAAGGCTGTCCGTAAAGACGTGACGGCGAAATGTTATGGAGGCGATATCTCCCGTAAGCGTAAATTGCTGGAAAAACAGAAAGAGGGAAAGAAACGAATGAAGCAGATCGGTACGGTAGAAGTTCCGCAAAAAGCGTTCTTGGCCGTATTGAAGCTGGATTAG